The proteins below come from a single Beutenbergia cavernae DSM 12333 genomic window:
- a CDS encoding DEAD/DEAH box helicase → MTSPAERYAAYRRRAQTERTALAAFSRELDFDLDAFQVEACEALEAGRGVLVAAPTGAGKTVVGEFAVRLGLDEGRKSFYTTPIKALSNQKYLDLVRVHGAENVGLLTGDVTINGEAPVVVMTTEVLRNMIYAGSPTLDGLRYVVMDEVHYLADRFRGSVWEEVIILLAADVRLVSLSATVSNAEEFGQWLETVRGDTAVVVSEHRPVPLWQHMMVRNDVLDLYSSKVDPTDPGAHPPINPDILEAVRRAERTGSGSGAPHRARRGRGGRSTRDARRTGHQQVRPARRPVVVDRLDREGLLPAIVFVFSRAGCEDAVAAVVGSGITLTTEEEQRRIREIVEVRCAALPAEDLDVLGFWQFARALERGVAAHHAGLLPVFKETVEALFSAGLVKVVFATETLALGINMPARSVVLERLVKWDGREHVAVSAGEYTQLTGRAGRRGIDVEGHAVVLYASGTDPVAVAGLASRRTYPLRSSFRPTYNMAVNLVLRSGRAMAREVLETSFAQFQADRAVVGLARQARAHAEALEGYREAMACDRGDIESYLELRREIGDREADLSRERSGARRRAVVESLTGLRPGDVVEIPRGRRSGYAVVLDDGGTPGLDGPTPLVLMQDRQVRRISADEAPAGVRRSGRVRIPRSFNARDARARRDLASSLRNALAEGKAGDPGGSARARSGAGDDAELARLRARLKAHPCHGCPEREDHVRWAHRTRGLAAEHDGLVRRIESRTSSIARDFDRVCEILLTLGYLDLDDDGETVVTTDGRWMRRLYAERDLVLAESLRAGAWSELDAPGLAALCSTIVYTSRSEETESAPRLPGGPGGAVARAVEATVRIAGEIEELERERRLTPTPPVDPGLVRAVHQWANGAPLATVLESGDLAAGDFVRWCRQVVDLLDQVGGAAPDPSMRARAREATDRVLRGIVAQSAV, encoded by the coding sequence ATGACCTCCCCGGCCGAGCGGTACGCCGCGTACCGACGCCGCGCGCAGACCGAGCGCACCGCACTGGCCGCGTTCTCCCGCGAGCTGGACTTCGATCTCGACGCCTTCCAGGTCGAGGCGTGCGAGGCCCTCGAGGCGGGCCGCGGCGTGCTCGTGGCTGCCCCGACCGGGGCTGGCAAGACCGTGGTGGGGGAGTTCGCGGTCCGGCTCGGGCTCGACGAGGGGCGCAAGTCGTTCTACACGACCCCCATCAAGGCGCTCAGCAACCAGAAGTACCTCGACCTCGTCCGCGTGCACGGCGCCGAGAACGTGGGGCTCCTCACGGGCGACGTCACGATCAACGGGGAGGCTCCGGTCGTCGTCATGACGACCGAGGTGCTCCGGAACATGATCTACGCCGGTTCGCCGACGCTCGACGGGCTTCGCTACGTGGTCATGGACGAGGTGCACTACCTCGCCGACCGGTTCCGCGGTTCCGTCTGGGAGGAGGTCATCATCCTGCTCGCGGCGGACGTGCGGCTCGTCTCGCTGTCGGCCACCGTCTCGAACGCCGAGGAGTTCGGGCAGTGGCTCGAGACCGTGCGGGGGGACACCGCCGTCGTCGTGTCGGAGCACCGCCCCGTTCCGCTCTGGCAGCACATGATGGTACGGAACGACGTCCTCGACCTGTACAGCAGCAAGGTCGACCCGACGGACCCCGGGGCGCACCCGCCCATCAACCCGGACATCCTCGAAGCCGTGCGCCGTGCCGAGCGGACCGGGAGCGGCTCGGGAGCACCGCACCGCGCCCGGCGTGGCCGTGGAGGGCGCAGCACGCGCGACGCGCGCCGCACCGGCCACCAGCAGGTGCGCCCAGCCCGGCGGCCCGTCGTCGTCGACCGCCTCGACCGAGAGGGGTTGCTCCCGGCGATCGTCTTCGTGTTCTCCCGCGCGGGCTGCGAGGACGCCGTCGCGGCGGTGGTCGGCTCGGGGATCACGCTCACCACCGAGGAGGAGCAACGGCGCATCCGGGAGATCGTCGAGGTCCGGTGCGCGGCCCTCCCGGCGGAGGATCTCGACGTCCTCGGGTTCTGGCAGTTCGCCCGCGCCCTCGAACGCGGCGTCGCCGCCCACCACGCCGGCCTCCTCCCGGTGTTCAAGGAGACGGTCGAGGCGCTGTTCAGCGCCGGGCTCGTCAAGGTGGTGTTCGCGACCGAGACCCTCGCGCTCGGCATCAACATGCCGGCCCGGTCCGTCGTCCTCGAACGGCTCGTGAAGTGGGACGGCCGCGAGCACGTCGCCGTCAGCGCGGGGGAGTACACCCAGCTCACGGGACGTGCGGGCCGACGCGGTATCGACGTCGAGGGGCACGCCGTGGTGCTGTACGCCTCCGGGACGGACCCGGTCGCCGTCGCCGGCCTCGCCTCGCGCCGGACGTACCCGCTGCGTTCCAGCTTCCGGCCGACGTACAACATGGCGGTCAACCTGGTGCTGAGGTCCGGGCGGGCCATGGCTCGTGAGGTGCTCGAGACATCGTTCGCGCAGTTCCAGGCGGACCGCGCCGTGGTCGGGCTGGCCCGGCAGGCGCGCGCGCACGCCGAGGCGCTCGAGGGCTACCGCGAGGCCATGGCCTGCGACCGTGGCGACATCGAGTCCTACCTCGAGCTTCGGCGCGAGATCGGCGATCGCGAGGCCGACCTGTCCCGGGAACGCTCGGGCGCGCGGCGACGCGCCGTCGTCGAGAGCCTCACCGGCCTGCGCCCCGGCGACGTGGTGGAGATCCCGCGCGGGCGCCGGTCCGGCTACGCCGTGGTGCTCGACGACGGCGGCACGCCCGGACTCGACGGGCCCACCCCGCTGGTCCTCATGCAGGACCGTCAGGTACGTCGGATCTCGGCGGACGAGGCGCCCGCCGGGGTACGTCGCTCCGGGCGGGTGCGGATCCCGCGGTCGTTCAACGCGCGCGACGCACGCGCCCGGCGGGACCTGGCCTCCTCGCTGCGCAATGCCCTCGCTGAAGGAAAGGCCGGCGATCCCGGGGGGAGTGCCCGGGCGCGGTCCGGCGCCGGTGACGACGCCGAGCTCGCCCGCCTGCGCGCCAGGCTCAAGGCCCACCCGTGCCACGGGTGCCCGGAGCGCGAGGACCACGTCCGCTGGGCTCATCGCACCCGCGGCCTGGCCGCGGAGCACGACGGCCTGGTGCGCCGGATCGAGTCCCGGACGTCATCCATCGCCCGGGACTTCGACCGCGTCTGCGAGATCCTCCTGACCCTCGGCTATCTGGACCTGGACGACGACGGCGAGACGGTCGTCACGACGGACGGTCGCTGGATGCGTCGGCTCTACGCCGAGCGCGACCTCGTGCTCGCGGAGTCGCTGCGGGCCGGGGCGTGGTCCGAGCTCGACGCGCCGGGCCTCGCGGCGCTGTGCTCGACGATCGTGTACACGTCCCGGTCCGAGGAGACGGAGTCGGCGCCGCGGTTGCCGGGCGGCCCCGGGGGCGCCGTGGCGCGCGCTGTCGAGGCGACGGTGCGGATCGCGGGCGAGATCGAGGAGCTCGAGCGGGAACGACGCCTGACGCCGACGCCGCCGGTCGATCCTGGGCTCGTGCGGGCCGTGCACCAGTGGGCGAACGGTGCGCCTCTCGCCACGGTCCTGGAGTCCGGCGATCTCGCGGCCGGCGACTTCGTCAGGTGGTGCCGGCAGGTCGTCGACCTCCTGGACCAAGTCGGGGGAGCCGCCCCCGACCCGAGCATGCGGGCGCGGGCGCGCGAGGCGACCGACCGGGTGCTGCGCGGGATCGTCGCGCAGTCCGCGGTCTGA